Proteins encoded together in one Benincasa hispida cultivar B227 chromosome 1, ASM972705v1, whole genome shotgun sequence window:
- the LOC120090907 gene encoding NAC domain-containing protein 7-like has product MNTFLQVPPGFRFHPTDEELVDYYLRKKICSRRIELDVIKDVDLYKIEPWDLQEICSLGTEDQNEWYFFSHKDKKYPTGTRTNRATAAGFWKATGRDKAIYSKHDLIGMRKTLVFYKGRAPNGQKSDWIMHEYRLETDENATPQEEGWVVCRVFKKRITTVRRMNEHESPCWYEEPGSFMPDLDSPNQSSHSNFPNHMSNFPCKKEAEYLPYQQAQVPQDHHFLHLPLLEGQKLANTFALDINLQTSNFQPSAAKIQQQQLSDQNLLFLFDDNNNNDEQTIDQLTDWRVFDKYVASQLSQENNNNNNNNASKQEVMVPENAPTSTSTCQIELWK; this is encoded by the exons ATGAACACATTTTTACAAGTTCCTCCTGGATTTCGATTCCACCCAACGGATGAAGAACTTGTGGATTATTACCTTAGAAAAAAGATTTGTTCAAGAAGGATTGAATTGGATGTCATTAAAGATGTAGACCTTTACAAGATTGAACCATGGGATCTCCAag AGATATGTAGTCTTGGAACAGAGGATCAAAATGAATGGTACTTTTTCAGCCATAAGGACAAGAAATATCCAACAGGAACTAGAACAAATAGGGCAACTGCAGCTGGATTTTGGAAAGCAACTGGCAGAGACAAGGCAATTTATTCTAAACATGATTTGATTGGTATGAGAAAGACCTTGGTCTTTTACAAAGGTCGAGCTCCTAATGGCCAAAAGTCCGATTGGATCATGCATGAGTATAGACTCGAAACGGATGAAAATGCCACTCCACAG GAAGAAGGATGGGTAGTTTGCAGGGTGTTTAAGAAGAGAATAACGACAGTAAGACGAATGAACGAACACGAATCACCGTGTTGGTACGAGGAACCGGGGTCGTTTATGCCCGACCTAGACTCTCCAAACCAAAGCTCACATTCCAATTTCCCTAACCATATGTCTAACTTCCCATGCAAAAAGGAGGCAGAATATTTGCCCTACCAACAAGCTCAAGTACCCCAAGACCACCATTTCCTTCACTTACCACTTTTGGAGGGCCAAAAGTTAGCCAACACCTTTGCCCTAGACATCAACTTACAAACCTCCAACTTCCAACCATCAGCTGCAAAaatacaacaacaacaactttcCGACCAAAACTTGTTGTTTTTGTTCGACGACAACAACAACAACGACGAACAAACAATAGATCAGCTCACAGATTGGCGTGTGTTTGATAAATATGTTGCTTCTCAGCTCAGCCaagagaataataataataataataataatgcttCTAAGCAAGAAGTTATGGTTCCAGAAAATGCTCCCACATCCACTTCAACTTGTCAGATTGAGCTGTGGAAGTGA